One Brassica napus cultivar Da-Ae chromosome A5, Da-Ae, whole genome shotgun sequence DNA window includes the following coding sequences:
- the LOC125609357 gene encoding katanin p60 ATPase-containing subunit A-like 2 isoform X2 gives MATDEPSLTRWSFLFGRKKLPEEPQESKPEDGSSSNKEEDASQVATNPSQEGNTRLTNGIREKPKKSMFPPFESAETRALAESLSRDIIRGNPNVKWESIKGLENAKRLLKEAVVMPIKYPSYFNGLLSPWKGILLFGPPGTGKTMLAKAVATECNTTFFNISASSVVSKWRGDSEKLIRVLFDLARHHAPSTIFLDEIDAIISQRGGEGRSEHEASRRLKTELLIQMDGLQKTNELVFVLAATNLPWELDAAMLRRLEKRILVPLPDPEARRGMFEMLLPSQPGDEPLPHDVLVEKSEGYSGSDIRILCKEAAMQPLRRTLASLEDTEEIVPEDELPKVGPILPEDIDRALSNTRPSAHLHAHLYDKFNDDYGSQIIK, from the exons ATGGCGACCGATGAGCCTTCTCTCACTCGCTGGAGCTTCCTG TTTGGGAGGAAGAAGCTGCCTGAAGAGCCCCAAGAATCAAAGCCAGAAGATGGAtcatccagcaacaaggaagaagatgcTTCCCAAGTCGCCACCAATCCATCTCAG GAGGGTAACACTAGGTTGACCAATGGGATACGTGAGAAGCC GAAAAAGTCAATGTTCCCACCTTTTGAATCTGCAGAGACTCGTGCTCTCGCTGAGAGTCTGAGCAG GGATATTATCCGTGGGAACCCAAATGTCAAGTGGGAAAGCATCAAGGGTCTAGAGAACGCTAAAAGGTTGCTCAAAGAAGCTGTGGTCATGCCTATCAAATACCCCTC gtacTTTAATGGTTTACTATCTCCATGGAAAGGGATTCTTCTCTTTGGCCCACCTGGTACCGGAAAG ACTATGCTTGCAAAGGCTGTTGCTACAGAGTGTAACACAACGTTCTTCAACATCTCAGCTTCATCTGTTGTTAGCAAATGGAGAG GTGACTCTGAGAAGTTGATTAGAGTGTTGTTCGATCTAGCTAGGCATCACGCGCCTTCGACTATTTTTCTTGATGAAATAGATGCGATTATAAGTCAGCGTGGTGGTGAAGGACGTAGTGAGCATGAAGCAAGTAGGCGTCTCAAAACTGAGCTTCTCATTCAG ATGGATGGGTTACAGAAAACGAATGAGCTTGTGTTTGTTTTAGCTGCAACAAACCTCCCATGGGAGCTTGACGCAGCTATGCTCAGGCGTCTAGAGAAGAGA ATTCTTGTACCATTACCTGATCCAGAAGCAAGAAGAGGAATGTTTGAGATGCTCTTGCCGTCACAACCGGGTGATGAGCCATTGCCTCATGATGTGCTGGTTGAGAAGTCAGAGGGTTACTCTGGCTCAGACATTAGGATACTTTGTAAGGAAGCTGCGATGCAACCGTTGAGACGTACATTGGCTTCACTGGAAGACACAGAAGAGATTGTGCCTGAAGACG AGTTGCCAAAAGTTGGACCTATACTACCAGAAGACATTGACCGAGCTTTGAGCAACACTCGACCATCGGCTCATCTGCATGCACATCTGTATGACAAGTTCAACGATGATTACGGTAGCCAAATCATCAAGTAA
- the LOC125609357 gene encoding katanin p60 ATPase-containing subunit A-like 2 isoform X1, translating into MATDEPSLTRWSFLEFKTFYDAKFGRKKLPEEPQESKPEDGSSSNKEEDASQVATNPSQEGNTRLTNGIREKPKKSMFPPFESAETRALAESLSRDIIRGNPNVKWESIKGLENAKRLLKEAVVMPIKYPSYFNGLLSPWKGILLFGPPGTGKTMLAKAVATECNTTFFNISASSVVSKWRGDSEKLIRVLFDLARHHAPSTIFLDEIDAIISQRGGEGRSEHEASRRLKTELLIQMDGLQKTNELVFVLAATNLPWELDAAMLRRLEKRILVPLPDPEARRGMFEMLLPSQPGDEPLPHDVLVEKSEGYSGSDIRILCKEAAMQPLRRTLASLEDTEEIVPEDELPKVGPILPEDIDRALSNTRPSAHLHAHLYDKFNDDYGSQIIK; encoded by the exons ATGGCGACCGATGAGCCTTCTCTCACTCGCTGGAGCTTCCTG GAGTTTAAAACGTTTTATGATGCCAAGTTTGGGAGGAAGAAGCTGCCTGAAGAGCCCCAAGAATCAAAGCCAGAAGATGGAtcatccagcaacaaggaagaagatgcTTCCCAAGTCGCCACCAATCCATCTCAG GAGGGTAACACTAGGTTGACCAATGGGATACGTGAGAAGCC GAAAAAGTCAATGTTCCCACCTTTTGAATCTGCAGAGACTCGTGCTCTCGCTGAGAGTCTGAGCAG GGATATTATCCGTGGGAACCCAAATGTCAAGTGGGAAAGCATCAAGGGTCTAGAGAACGCTAAAAGGTTGCTCAAAGAAGCTGTGGTCATGCCTATCAAATACCCCTC gtacTTTAATGGTTTACTATCTCCATGGAAAGGGATTCTTCTCTTTGGCCCACCTGGTACCGGAAAG ACTATGCTTGCAAAGGCTGTTGCTACAGAGTGTAACACAACGTTCTTCAACATCTCAGCTTCATCTGTTGTTAGCAAATGGAGAG GTGACTCTGAGAAGTTGATTAGAGTGTTGTTCGATCTAGCTAGGCATCACGCGCCTTCGACTATTTTTCTTGATGAAATAGATGCGATTATAAGTCAGCGTGGTGGTGAAGGACGTAGTGAGCATGAAGCAAGTAGGCGTCTCAAAACTGAGCTTCTCATTCAG ATGGATGGGTTACAGAAAACGAATGAGCTTGTGTTTGTTTTAGCTGCAACAAACCTCCCATGGGAGCTTGACGCAGCTATGCTCAGGCGTCTAGAGAAGAGA ATTCTTGTACCATTACCTGATCCAGAAGCAAGAAGAGGAATGTTTGAGATGCTCTTGCCGTCACAACCGGGTGATGAGCCATTGCCTCATGATGTGCTGGTTGAGAAGTCAGAGGGTTACTCTGGCTCAGACATTAGGATACTTTGTAAGGAAGCTGCGATGCAACCGTTGAGACGTACATTGGCTTCACTGGAAGACACAGAAGAGATTGTGCCTGAAGACG AGTTGCCAAAAGTTGGACCTATACTACCAGAAGACATTGACCGAGCTTTGAGCAACACTCGACCATCGGCTCATCTGCATGCACATCTGTATGACAAGTTCAACGATGATTACGGTAGCCAAATCATCAAGTAA
- the LOC106450284 gene encoding gibberellin 2-beta-dioxygenase 3 — protein MVVLLQPVTFNSDVYVNPKCKPSPVPVPVIDLTDADAKTQIVKACEELGFFKVVNHGVRPDLLTQLEEEANKFFAMPQYLKEKAGPPDPFGYGSKRIGPSGDMGWLEYILLNANHHLSSTKTTAVFQQTHATFREAVEEYMDEMKRMACKVLEMVEEELSIEPKEKLSKLVKVEESDSCLRVNHYPEKEETPAKEEIGFGEHTDPQLISVLRSNDTEGLQICLKDGSWVAVPPDHSSFFIIVGDTLQVMTNGRFKSVKHRVLTNTKRSRLSMIYFAGPPLTEKIAPMSCLVLKQEDRLYKELTWSQYKSHCYKSKLGDYRLGVFEEQLPFYMSNV, from the exons ATGGTAGTTTTGTTACAGCCAGTCACATTTAATAGCGACGTCTATGTTAACCCAAAATGCAAACCAAGTCCGGTCCCAGTCCCGGTTATAGACTTAACCGACGCAGATGCCAAAACCCAAATCGTGAAGGCTTGCGAGGAGTTGGGGTTCTTCAAAGTGGTCAACCACGGAGTACGACCCGATCTTTTAACCCAGTTGGAGGAAGAGGCCAACAAGTTCTTTGCTATGCCTCAGTATCTCAAAGAAAAAGCGGGTCCACCCGACCCGTTTGGATACGGTAGTAAACGGATCGGACCCAGTGGTGACATGGGCTGGTTAGAGTATATTCTCCTCAATGCTAATCATCATCTCTCGTCTACCAAAACCACTGCCGTTTTCCAGCAAAcccatgcaactttcag AGAGGCGGTGGAGGAGTACATGGATGAGATGAAGAGAATGGCTTGCAAGGTTCTGGAGATGGTAGAAGAAGAGCTAAGTATAGAGCCAAAGGAGAAGCTGAGCAAACTGGTGAAGGTGGAAGAGAGTGATTCTTGTCTGAGGGTGAACCATTACCCGGAGAAGGAAGAGACTCCGGCCAAGGAAGAGATTGGGTTCGGTGAGCACACGGATCCACAGTTAATATCGGTGCTCAGATCAAACGACACTGAAGGTTTACAGATTTGTTTGAAAGATGGGAGTTGGGTCGCTGTTCCACCTGATCACTCCTCTTTCTTCATTATTGTTGGAGATACTCTTCAG GTGATGACTAACGGAAGATTCAAGAGTGTAAAACACAGAGTGCTGACGAATACAAAGAGATCAAGATTATCGATGATCTACTTCGCAGGTCCTCCGTTAACTGAGAAGATTGCACCAATGTCATGCCTTGTCCTAAAGCAAGAGGATCGGCTTTATAAGGAGCTCACTTGGTCCCAATACAAGTCACATTGTTACAAAAGTAAGCTTGGTGATTATAGGCTTGGTGTCTTTGAGGAACAACTTCCATTTTATATGTCCAATGTTTGA